One genomic region from Cyanobium usitatum str. Tous encodes:
- a CDS encoding 5-formyltetrahydrofolate cyclo-ligase — protein MSAKASLRRHFRPLRQSLLAGVEAAIVAQARRHIPALLPAGRVLGLYWPLPGEVDLRELEMLLPGRLALPAIVPARAGGDLGPRLVFRPWRGGDPLEPDSCRIPAPLAGAGELPAQALGLLLVPALACDGAGIRLGYGGGWYDRLRADPAWAQVPALAVLPRGCRVERLPRDPWDVPLQGWLDEEGLGNPS, from the coding sequence GTGAGCGCCAAAGCCAGCCTGCGGCGCCACTTCCGCCCCCTGCGCCAGAGCCTGCTCGCGGGTGTGGAGGCCGCGATCGTGGCCCAGGCCCGCCGGCACATTCCCGCCCTACTGCCCGCCGGCCGTGTCCTGGGCCTCTACTGGCCCCTGCCCGGCGAGGTTGACCTGCGGGAGCTGGAAATGCTGCTGCCGGGTCGGCTGGCCCTGCCCGCCATCGTGCCCGCCAGGGCTGGGGGTGATCTAGGGCCCAGGCTTGTATTTCGTCCCTGGCGTGGCGGCGACCCCCTCGAGCCAGATAGCTGCCGCATCCCTGCACCGCTGGCCGGCGCCGGGGAGCTGCCAGCCCAGGCACTGGGGCTGCTGCTGGTTCCGGCGCTGGCCTGCGATGGGGCGGGCATCCGCCTGGGCTACGGCGGCGGCTGGTACGACCGGCTGCGGGCCGACCCCGCCTGGGCCCAAGTGCCGGCGCTGGCGGTGCTGCCGCGGGGCTGCCGGGTTGAGCGCCTGCCGCGCGACCCCTGGGATGTGCCCCTGCAGGGCTGGCTAGATGAAGAAGGCCTGGGGAACCCTTCTTGA
- a CDS encoding SufE family protein, with translation MSIAPSGSPALDRMVERLASTSDPRRRYEYVLWLAKKLEPLPEEFRNDAFKVKGCVSQVFVVAELVDGALHWRGDSDAAITKGLLALLIEGLEGLTPQQATAIDPAFIAATGLQASLTPSRANGFLNILRLMQAQAQSLAATP, from the coding sequence ATGAGCATTGCCCCCAGCGGCAGTCCGGCCCTCGACCGCATGGTGGAGCGGCTGGCCAGCACCAGCGATCCCCGCCGCCGCTACGAATACGTGCTTTGGCTGGCCAAAAAGCTCGAGCCCCTGCCCGAGGAATTTCGCAATGACGCCTTCAAGGTGAAGGGCTGCGTTTCGCAGGTATTTGTGGTGGCGGAGTTGGTCGATGGAGCCCTGCACTGGCGCGGTGACTCCGACGCCGCCATCACCAAGGGACTGCTGGCCCTGCTGATCGAGGGGCTCGAAGGGCTGACGCCGCAGCAGGCCACCGCCATCGATCCGGCCTTCATCGCCGCCACCGGCCTGCAGGCCAGCCTGACTCCCTCAAGGGCCAACGGCTTTCTAAACATTCTGCGGCTGATGCAGGCCCAGGCCCAGTCCCTGGCGGCCACCCCCTAG
- the bchI gene encoding magnesium chelatase ATPase subunit I, with amino-acid sequence MTPVRKRRVFPFTAIVGQEEMKLALLLNVIDPRIGGVMIMGDRGTGKSTTIRALADLLPEIDVVAGDPYNSSPVDPDLQSAEVRARAEQGEELPVEPRQVPMVDLPLGATEDRLCGTIDIEKALSEGVRAFEPGLLAKANRGLLYVDEVNLLDDHLVDVLLDSAASGWNTVEREGVSVRHPARFVLIGSGNPEEGELRPQLLDRFGMSVEVRTVRDPELRVQVVDQRTAFDSDPDGFNNAVQTTQDALQDRVIAAQKLLNQVAIDADLRIRISAVCGELDVDGLRGDIVTNRAARALAAFEGRTEVDENDVARVVACCLRHRLRKDPLETIDTGDRVVKVFCKVFERADSSDRSAFELALAA; translated from the coding sequence GTGACGCCAGTTCGCAAGCGCAGGGTCTTCCCCTTCACCGCGATCGTCGGGCAGGAGGAGATGAAGCTGGCCCTGCTGCTCAACGTGATCGATCCGCGCATTGGCGGCGTGATGATCATGGGCGACCGGGGCACCGGCAAATCGACCACGATCCGGGCCCTGGCCGACCTGCTGCCCGAAATCGATGTGGTGGCGGGCGACCCCTACAACAGCTCCCCGGTTGACCCCGACCTGCAGAGCGCCGAGGTGCGCGCCCGCGCCGAGCAGGGAGAGGAGCTGCCGGTGGAGCCCCGCCAGGTGCCCATGGTCGACCTGCCCCTGGGCGCCACGGAAGATCGCCTCTGCGGCACGATCGACATCGAAAAAGCCCTGAGTGAGGGCGTGCGCGCCTTTGAGCCCGGCCTGCTGGCCAAGGCCAACCGCGGCCTGCTCTACGTGGATGAGGTAAACCTGCTGGACGACCACCTGGTGGACGTGCTGCTGGATTCAGCTGCCTCCGGCTGGAACACGGTTGAGCGCGAAGGCGTGAGCGTGCGCCACCCGGCCCGCTTCGTGCTGATCGGCTCCGGCAACCCGGAGGAGGGGGAGCTACGGCCCCAGCTGCTCGATCGCTTCGGCATGAGCGTGGAGGTGCGCACCGTGCGCGATCCAGAGCTGCGGGTGCAGGTGGTGGATCAGCGCACCGCCTTCGACAGCGATCCAGACGGCTTCAACAACGCCGTGCAAACCACCCAGGACGCCCTGCAAGACCGGGTGATTGCGGCCCAGAAGCTACTCAATCAAGTAGCGATCGACGCCGACCTACGCATTCGCATCTCGGCGGTTTGCGGTGAGCTGGATGTGGATGGCCTGCGCGGCGACATCGTCACCAACCGGGCCGCCCGGGCCCTGGCGGCCTTCGAGGGTCGCACCGAGGTGGACGAAAACGACGTAGCCCGGGTGGTGGCCTGCTGCCTGCGCCACCGCCTGCGCAAGGACCCTCTCGAAACGATCGACACCGGCGACCGGGTGGTGAAGGTGTTCTGCAAGGTGTTCGAGCGCGCCGACAGCAGCGACCGCAGCGCCTTCGAACTGGCCCTGGCGGCCTAA
- a CDS encoding alpha/beta hydrolase, protein MARSSLRCWCCFTGALAMGCMPARAAEELVLQLDGLALPIDLVALESWTRQPEQAANDLKAWLNLLEPQSRRDLVRLLQAPLLRDRSFGLQLLNSWTGEQMLKEAGSLLTTGPAGRSTAPLLLSSLRQLLERQSSVSALELLRALPVASVTLRLDGALQLAGQWRSQLQRQNTALERLRQLPLPQRSSSPLGFTSAVRRQPQRLQLPVPHRVAPLPLELWPAQQARRGPWLLLMPGLGGSADQLSWLAAALADRGWPVLVVVHPGSDQQALQASLLGDAPPPGAEALPQRLADLQAVLEAQREGQLPGLGPAPAGEQGVVLGGHSLGGLAALMGAGLVPERGLGRRCELALATLPLTNLSRLLQCQLPRITGDGAASAGPLRPQATPLLGVLAFNGFGSLLWPHRGLQDLNVPVLLVGGSLDLVTPPVQEQLAVFAGATHPRSRLVLVEGASHFSPVRIDNRGEALFRLGEELVGIEPLKVQALLLSLTSEFLQGFEHPLLLSPQRRDQDGVRAYVLDRNQARRWQGLLPPE, encoded by the coding sequence TTGGCTCGTAGCTCGTTGCGTTGCTGGTGTTGCTTCACCGGAGCTCTGGCCATGGGCTGCATGCCGGCTCGGGCTGCCGAGGAGTTGGTGCTGCAACTCGATGGCCTGGCGCTGCCCATCGACCTGGTCGCCCTGGAGTCCTGGACTCGCCAGCCCGAGCAGGCAGCTAACGACCTGAAAGCGTGGCTCAATCTGCTGGAGCCCCAGAGTCGCCGCGACCTAGTGCGCTTGCTGCAGGCGCCGCTGCTGCGAGATCGCAGCTTTGGGCTGCAACTGCTCAACAGCTGGACCGGTGAGCAGATGCTTAAGGAGGCCGGCAGCCTGCTCACCACCGGCCCTGCTGGCCGCAGTACGGCTCCGCTGCTGCTCAGCAGCCTGCGTCAGTTGTTGGAGCGGCAGAGCAGCGTCTCCGCACTTGAGCTGCTGCGCGCCCTGCCTGTGGCCAGCGTCACCCTGCGCCTCGATGGGGCGCTGCAGCTGGCTGGCCAGTGGCGCAGCCAGCTGCAGCGGCAAAACACTGCCCTGGAGCGGTTGCGCCAGCTGCCCCTGCCCCAGCGAAGTTCCAGTCCTTTGGGGTTTACGAGCGCCGTGCGGCGCCAGCCCCAGCGCCTGCAGCTGCCGGTGCCCCATCGGGTGGCGCCCCTGCCGCTGGAGCTGTGGCCTGCTCAGCAGGCCCGCCGTGGTCCTTGGCTGCTGCTGATGCCGGGCCTGGGCGGCAGCGCCGACCAGCTCAGCTGGTTGGCTGCGGCTCTGGCCGATCGGGGTTGGCCCGTGTTGGTAGTGGTCCACCCCGGCAGCGACCAGCAGGCACTGCAGGCGTCGCTGCTTGGTGATGCCCCGCCCCCCGGGGCCGAAGCCCTGCCCCAGCGCCTGGCAGATCTGCAGGCCGTGCTCGAGGCCCAGCGGGAGGGCCAGCTGCCGGGTTTAGGCCCGGCGCCGGCGGGGGAGCAGGGGGTGGTGCTGGGGGGGCACTCGCTTGGTGGCCTGGCTGCGCTGATGGGGGCTGGCTTGGTGCCGGAGCGGGGCCTGGGTCGCCGCTGTGAGCTGGCCCTGGCGACCCTGCCGCTCACCAACCTTTCGCGGCTGCTGCAGTGCCAGCTGCCTCGGATCACCGGTGATGGCGCCGCCAGCGCAGGTCCCTTGCGGCCCCAGGCCACGCCCTTGCTGGGAGTGCTTGCCTTCAATGGTTTCGGCAGCCTGCTTTGGCCCCACCGCGGCCTGCAAGATCTCAACGTGCCGGTGCTGCTGGTGGGCGGCAGTCTCGATCTGGTGACCCCCCCGGTGCAGGAGCAGCTGGCCGTTTTTGCTGGTGCCACCCATCCCCGCAGCCGGCTGGTGTTGGTGGAGGGTGCTAGCCATTTCTCACCGGTGCGTATCGACAACCGGGGCGAAGCCTTGTTTCGACTCGGTGAGGAGCTGGTGGGCATCGAGCCCCTAAAGGTCCAGGCGCTGCTGCTAAGCCTCACCAGCGAATTTCTGCAAGGCTTTGAGCACCCCTTGCTACTTTCCCCCCAGCGCCGCGACCAGGACGGCGTCCGGGCTTACGTGCTCGATCGCAACCAGGCTCGCCGCTGGCAGGGGTTGCTGCCGCCGGAGTGA
- a CDS encoding ABC transporter permease gives MSRRRSLLRYLAARLALAPLMLWLIASLVFLLLRLAPGDPIDALLGTRAPESARAALRAQLGLDQPLLHQYGSFLGKLLHGDLGASLTNQEPVTEVIRQSLPASLELGVVALLLAAVVGLAVGFSGIARPEGKLDLAGRLYGIGTYALPPFWAAMVVQLVFAVWLGWLPVGGRFPPTLLPPEGSGFYLFDSLRSGLATGEWQLLLGSMRHLVLPAATLGLLLSGIFANSLRLNLRRTLGSDYVEAARSRGLGEARVVLRHALPNALLPVLTITGITVASLIGGALLIEITYSWPGIAFRLQEAIGQRDYPLVQGIVVVVAGLVVLVTVLVDLLVAVLDPRIKF, from the coding sequence ATGAGTCGCCGCCGGTCCCTATTGCGCTATCTGGCCGCCCGGCTGGCCCTGGCGCCATTGATGTTGTGGCTGATCGCCAGCCTGGTTTTTCTGCTGCTACGGCTGGCGCCAGGGGATCCGATCGACGCCCTGCTCGGCACCCGCGCTCCCGAAAGCGCCCGCGCTGCGCTGCGGGCCCAGCTGGGCCTGGATCAACCATTGCTGCACCAATACGGCAGCTTCCTGGGCAAATTGCTGCATGGCGACCTGGGCGCCTCGCTCACCAACCAGGAACCGGTGACGGAAGTAATTCGCCAAAGCCTGCCGGCCTCCCTGGAGCTGGGGGTGGTGGCCCTGCTGCTGGCTGCAGTTGTGGGTCTAGCGGTGGGCTTTTCCGGCATTGCCCGCCCGGAAGGCAAGCTCGATCTGGCCGGCCGGCTCTACGGCATCGGCACCTATGCCCTACCGCCCTTCTGGGCAGCGATGGTGGTGCAGCTGGTGTTTGCGGTGTGGCTGGGCTGGCTGCCGGTGGGGGGTCGCTTCCCGCCCACCCTGCTGCCGCCGGAGGGCAGCGGTTTCTACCTATTTGACAGCCTGCGCAGTGGCCTGGCCACGGGCGAATGGCAGCTGCTGCTGGGGAGTATGCGCCATCTGGTGCTGCCAGCGGCCACCCTGGGCCTATTGCTCAGCGGCATCTTCGCCAACTCGCTGCGGCTCAATCTGCGCCGCACCCTCGGCTCCGATTACGTGGAAGCAGCCCGCAGCCGCGGCCTGGGCGAGGCCCGGGTGGTGCTGCGCCACGCCCTGCCTAATGCCCTGCTGCCGGTGCTCACGATCACGGGCATCACCGTGGCGTCACTGATCGGCGGAGCGCTGCTGATCGAGATCACCTACTCCTGGCCCGGCATCGCCTTCCGGCTGCAGGAAGCGATCGGCCAGCGCGACTACCCGCTGGTGCAGGGCATAGTGGTGGTGGTGGCCGGCCTGGTGGTGCTGGTGACGGTGCTGGTGGACTTGCTGGTGGCCGTGCTCGATCCGCGCATCAAGTTCTGA
- a CDS encoding ATP-binding protein has protein sequence MLQRQKLALVRERLNQFPAVALLGPRQVGKTTLAEQIAADQLSLYLDLESPGDRARLSDPELYLSSHADKLVILDEVQRLPELFAVLRGLIDQGRRSGRRSHRFLLLGSASLDLLRQSSESLAGRIAYLQLDGFNLLEVGAPQLEQLWIRGGFPESFLASDEPGSVIWRSNFIRTYLERDIPQLGARIPAETLRRFWTMLAHDQGGLLNTAQLGRGLGVDGKTAARYLDLLVDLLLVRRLPPFHSNTGKRLVKSPKVYVRDSGVLHTLLGLDNREAVLGHPVAGGSWEGFVIEQLLSVAPERTQACFYRSAAGAEMDLVLDLPGPERWAIEVKRGLAAKPGKGFHQARADLQPQRSFLVYAGDEHYEFGDGIERINPSQLCTLLQASR, from the coding sequence GTGCTGCAGCGGCAGAAGCTCGCCTTGGTGCGAGAGCGGCTGAATCAGTTTCCCGCCGTAGCTCTGCTGGGCCCCAGGCAGGTGGGCAAAACGACCCTCGCGGAACAGATCGCCGCTGATCAACTGAGTCTCTATCTCGATCTGGAATCGCCAGGCGACCGAGCCAGGCTGAGCGACCCCGAGCTGTATCTCAGCAGCCATGCCGACAAGCTGGTGATCCTCGATGAGGTGCAACGGCTGCCCGAGCTGTTTGCCGTGCTGCGGGGCCTGATCGACCAGGGGCGCCGCAGCGGCCGGCGGAGCCATCGCTTTCTGCTGCTGGGTTCCGCCTCCCTCGATCTGCTGCGCCAATCGAGCGAATCACTGGCGGGAAGGATCGCCTATCTGCAACTGGATGGTTTCAACCTGCTGGAGGTGGGAGCGCCGCAGCTGGAGCAGCTTTGGATTCGCGGCGGCTTTCCGGAGAGCTTTCTGGCCAGCGATGAACCTGGCAGCGTGATCTGGCGCAGCAACTTCATTCGCACCTACCTGGAGCGGGACATTCCCCAGCTCGGTGCTCGGATCCCAGCGGAAACTCTGCGGCGCTTCTGGACCATGCTTGCCCACGACCAGGGAGGCCTCTTAAACACCGCCCAGCTGGGCCGGGGGCTGGGAGTGGATGGCAAAACGGCCGCTCGCTACCTAGATCTGCTGGTTGACCTGCTGCTGGTGCGACGGCTGCCACCATTCCACAGCAACACCGGCAAGCGGCTGGTGAAATCACCCAAGGTGTACGTGCGGGACAGTGGCGTGCTGCACACCCTGCTGGGACTGGACAACCGGGAAGCGGTCCTGGGCCACCCGGTGGCCGGCGGCAGCTGGGAGGGCTTCGTGATCGAACAGCTCCTCAGCGTCGCTCCCGAGCGCACACAGGCTTGCTTTTACCGCAGCGCTGCCGGAGCTGAAATGGATCTGGTGCTGGATCTGCCTGGGCCCGAGCGCTGGGCGATCGAGGTGAAACGCGGCCTGGCCGCAAAACCAGGCAAGGGGTTCCATCAGGCCCGGGCCGACCTGCAGCCGCAGCGGAGCTTCCTGGTTTACGCCGGTGACGAGCATTACGAATTCGGCGATGGAATCGAGCGGATCAACCCCAGCCAGCTCTGTACCTTGCTGCAGGCCAGCCGCTGA
- a CDS encoding ABC transporter substrate-binding protein, producing MQLLSAIGDTLYAINTAGQLEPRLAVGPPKLSADGLKAQVQLRQDVRFHDGTPFNAAAMVFSLKRFLAIGKLSYLLGDRVSAARAVGPYTIELTLKRPFSPLAELLSAVNLTPLSPSAYKNHRNRFLNDRFVGTGPYRLSFFTGQQQRLEPFAEYWGAKPANGGIDLVSLSNSTALYGALQSGEVDVLLSTSLEIDQQAALKSQAAAGSLREGSGPALEIGYLTVLTDQPPLNDPRLRQAVAYSLDRNTISRRVTLGLRPPLRDLVPPSLKGSDPQAWPSYNPAKARQLYRQAGYCQGKRLALPLTFRSNIPADRMFALTWQAQLQQDLGDCVELEVTGMEATTAYRQLGEGAFPLILLEWMGDFPDADNYLVPLLGCEKAQGERCLKGASAASGSFWAKPGLQEDLERSASVAGPARAALLRRIQRQTAAANPYLPVWLVAPRAWAQPSISQPRFDGSGRLLLRELTRKQAQQGSSKP from the coding sequence ATGCAGCTGCTGAGCGCGATCGGCGATACGCTCTATGCGATCAATACCGCTGGCCAGCTGGAGCCGCGCCTGGCAGTGGGGCCGCCCAAGCTAAGTGCCGATGGCCTCAAGGCCCAGGTGCAGCTGCGCCAGGACGTGCGCTTCCACGACGGCACGCCGTTCAATGCCGCGGCCATGGTGTTCAGCCTGAAGCGCTTCCTAGCTATCGGCAAGCTCAGCTACCTGCTGGGCGATCGGGTAAGCGCCGCGCGGGCGGTGGGTCCCTACACAATCGAGCTGACGCTCAAGCGCCCCTTCAGCCCCCTGGCCGAGCTGCTCAGCGCCGTCAACCTGACGCCCCTCTCCCCCAGCGCCTACAAAAACCACCGCAATCGCTTCCTCAACGACCGCTTCGTGGGCACCGGGCCCTACCGGCTCAGCTTCTTCACAGGTCAGCAGCAACGCCTAGAGCCCTTTGCGGAGTACTGGGGGGCCAAACCCGCCAATGGCGGCATCGACCTGGTGTCACTCAGTAATTCCACAGCCCTCTACGGCGCCCTGCAGAGCGGCGAGGTGGATGTACTGCTCTCGACCAGCCTCGAAATCGACCAGCAGGCCGCCTTGAAAAGCCAGGCTGCGGCTGGAAGCTTGCGGGAGGGCAGCGGTCCGGCACTGGAGATCGGCTACCTCACCGTGCTCACCGACCAGCCGCCCCTCAACGATCCCCGGCTGCGCCAAGCGGTGGCCTACAGCCTCGATCGCAACACCATCAGCCGCCGGGTAACCCTGGGCCTGCGGCCGCCCCTGCGCGACCTGGTGCCCCCCAGCCTCAAGGGCTCCGACCCCCAGGCCTGGCCCAGCTACAACCCAGCCAAGGCCCGCCAGCTCTATCGCCAGGCCGGTTACTGCCAGGGCAAGCGCCTGGCCCTACCGCTCACCTTCCGCTCCAACATCCCCGCCGACCGGATGTTTGCCCTCACCTGGCAGGCCCAGCTGCAGCAGGATCTGGGCGATTGCGTTGAGCTCGAGGTGACCGGCATGGAGGCCACCACCGCCTACCGCCAGCTGGGGGAAGGGGCCTTCCCGCTCATCCTGCTGGAGTGGATGGGCGACTTTCCCGATGCCGACAACTACTTGGTGCCCTTGCTGGGCTGTGAGAAGGCCCAAGGGGAGCGCTGTCTCAAGGGGGCCAGCGCCGCCAGTGGCAGTTTCTGGGCCAAACCCGGCCTGCAAGAAGACCTTGAGCGCAGCGCTTCTGTAGCCGGCCCCGCCCGCGCCGCCCTGCTGCGCCGCATCCAGCGCCAAACCGCCGCCGCCAACCCCTACCTACCGGTGTGGCTGGTGGCACCGCGGGCCTGGGCCCAGCCCAGCATCAGCCAGCCCCGTTTCGATGGCTCCGGCCGCCTACTGCTACGGGAACTGACCCGTAAGCAGGCTCAGCAAGGGAGCAGCAAACCATGA
- a CDS encoding ribbon-helix-helix domain-containing protein, producing the protein MRTIIDLPDTDRERLDSLCRQRGLSRAEGLRQALRSWLDHQGVQHQSVFGLWRNRPEDSLSLERTLRSEWER; encoded by the coding sequence ATGCGCACGATCATCGATCTGCCCGATACCGATCGGGAACGGCTCGACAGCCTCTGCCGCCAGCGCGGCCTATCCCGGGCCGAAGGCCTGCGCCAGGCCCTGCGCAGCTGGCTAGACCACCAGGGCGTTCAGCACCAGAGCGTCTTCGGGCTATGGCGCAACCGCCCAGAAGACTCCCTGAGCCTGGAACGGACCCTGCGCAGCGAATGGGAGCGCTGA
- a CDS encoding type II toxin-antitoxin system VapC family toxin: protein MAAGIAAAGLLLDSNILIDLLRGEAQALAWIEAHGGATSISVISWMEILVGCHDDEMGAVEPWLSSFPRLELTQSIAREAVACRRSLGLKIPDAIILATARCHRLQLVTRNTRDFPESLGGVQVPYRLSPEA from the coding sequence GTGGCCGCTGGGATTGCGGCTGCAGGGCTGCTGCTCGACTCCAACATCCTGATCGACCTCTTACGCGGGGAAGCCCAGGCCCTCGCCTGGATCGAGGCCCACGGCGGGGCAACCTCGATCAGCGTGATCAGCTGGATGGAAATCCTGGTGGGCTGCCACGACGACGAAATGGGCGCCGTGGAACCCTGGCTGAGCAGCTTTCCCCGCCTGGAGCTGACCCAGTCCATCGCCCGGGAGGCGGTGGCCTGCCGCCGCAGCCTGGGCCTGAAAATCCCAGACGCCATCATCCTCGCCACGGCGCGCTGCCATCGTCTGCAGCTGGTGACCCGCAACACCCGCGACTTCCCGGAATCCCTCGGCGGTGTGCAGGTTCCTTACCGACTCAGCCCCGAGGCCTGA
- the ruvC gene encoding crossover junction endodeoxyribonuclease RuvC, with protein MRILGIDPGLARVGYGVIEVEERRGGAQQLLDCGIIRTEPGRSEGERMVEIARDLRVLIRTWKPQLAVVEKFFFYRSSTTIAVVQARGVLMMTLARFGVAVVEYPPMQIKQALTGHGHAQKDEVLEAVMRELNLDTPPRPDDAADALAAALTGWFQR; from the coding sequence ATGCGCATCCTCGGCATCGATCCCGGTCTTGCTCGCGTGGGCTATGGGGTGATCGAGGTGGAGGAGCGCCGCGGCGGCGCCCAGCAGCTGCTCGACTGCGGCATCATCCGCACCGAACCCGGCCGCAGTGAGGGGGAACGGATGGTGGAGATCGCCCGCGACCTGCGGGTACTGATCCGCACCTGGAAGCCCCAGCTGGCGGTGGTGGAGAAGTTTTTCTTCTACCGCTCCAGCACCACCATCGCCGTGGTGCAAGCCAGGGGCGTGCTGATGATGACCCTGGCCCGCTTTGGCGTGGCGGTGGTGGAGTATCCGCCGATGCAAATCAAGCAAGCCCTCACCGGCCATGGCCACGCCCAGAAAGATGAGGTGCTTGAAGCGGTGATGCGCGAGCTCAACCTCGACACCCCGCCCCGCCCCGATGACGCCGCCGATGCCCTAGCCGCCGCCCTCACCGGCTGGTTCCAGCGGTGA
- a CDS encoding homoserine dehydrogenase, giving the protein MTIGIGLLGLGTVGAGVAAILATPAGRHPLVGELELRRVAVRDLKRPRTVELAAELLSTDPEAVVDDPAVDIVVEVMGGLEPARSLILRAIAAGKPVVTANKAVIARYGEEIAAAAARSGVYVLIEAAVGGGIPIIEPLKQSLGANRIQRVSGIINGTTNYILSRMAAEGAAYADVLADAQRLGYAEADPAADVQGGDAADKIAILAGLAYGGPVPREAIPTEGIDQLDASDIAYAEQLGYVVKLLAVAQAMPSEQAEQLLDVRVHPTLLPKAHPLAGVNGVNNAILVEGDPVGQVMFYGPGAGAGPTASAVVADILNIAGIRQATGGRGPQAPLDPLLAAGSWRDCRLVESAVTSHRNYLRLRTSDRAGVIGAIGTCFGEAGVSIQSIVQFETQSAGGAEIVVITHEVCEANFRQALAAIEALSDVQAVAACLRTL; this is encoded by the coding sequence ATGACCATCGGCATCGGCTTGCTCGGGCTCGGCACGGTGGGGGCTGGTGTGGCAGCCATCCTGGCGACCCCGGCCGGCCGCCATCCGCTGGTGGGCGAACTCGAATTGCGGCGGGTGGCCGTGCGCGACCTAAAACGGCCGCGCACGGTTGAATTGGCAGCCGAACTGCTCAGCACCGACCCAGAAGCCGTGGTCGACGACCCGGCGGTCGACATCGTGGTGGAGGTGATGGGTGGCCTGGAGCCGGCCCGCTCCCTGATCCTGCGGGCTATTGCGGCCGGCAAACCGGTAGTAACCGCCAACAAGGCCGTAATTGCCCGCTACGGCGAGGAGATCGCCGCCGCCGCCGCCCGTAGCGGGGTGTACGTGCTGATCGAAGCCGCCGTAGGTGGCGGCATCCCGATCATCGAGCCCCTGAAGCAGTCCCTGGGAGCTAACCGGATCCAGCGGGTGAGCGGCATCATCAACGGCACCACCAACTACATCCTCAGCCGCATGGCGGCAGAGGGCGCCGCCTACGCCGACGTGCTGGCCGACGCCCAGCGGCTGGGCTACGCCGAAGCCGACCCCGCCGCTGATGTGCAGGGGGGAGATGCGGCCGACAAGATCGCAATTTTGGCGGGCCTGGCCTACGGCGGTCCGGTGCCCCGCGAGGCCATCCCAACCGAGGGGATCGACCAGCTCGATGCCAGCGACATCGCCTACGCCGAGCAGCTTGGCTACGTGGTGAAGCTGCTGGCCGTGGCCCAGGCGATGCCAAGTGAGCAAGCCGAGCAGCTGCTCGATGTGCGCGTCCACCCCACCCTGCTGCCCAAGGCCCATCCGCTGGCCGGGGTGAACGGGGTCAACAACGCGATCCTGGTGGAGGGCGACCCCGTGGGCCAGGTGATGTTCTATGGGCCCGGGGCTGGAGCGGGGCCCACCGCATCGGCGGTGGTGGCCGACATTCTCAACATCGCCGGCATCCGCCAGGCCACTGGCGGTAGGGGCCCTCAGGCGCCCCTCGATCCCCTGCTGGCCGCCGGCAGCTGGCGCGACTGCCGCCTGGTGGAGAGCGCCGTGACCAGCCACCGCAACTACTTGCGGCTGCGCACCAGCGACCGGGCCGGCGTGATCGGTGCTATCGGCACCTGCTTTGGCGAAGCGGGGGTGTCGATTCAATCGATAGTGCAGTTCGAAACCCAGAGCGCCGGCGGCGCCGAAATCGTGGTGATCACCCACGAGGTTTGCGAAGCCAACTTCCGCCAAGCCCTGGCCGCAATCGAGGCCCTGTCTGACGTTCAGGCCGTGGCCGCCTGCCTGCGCACCCTGTAA